One Epinephelus moara isolate mb chromosome 20, YSFRI_EMoa_1.0, whole genome shotgun sequence genomic window carries:
- the si:ch211-106e7.2 gene encoding uncharacterized protein si:ch211-106e7.2 codes for MQSCAWMNGQYHQVGPPPSQSSQAAAQFTHITMRNQQAGSADNSCQYRTANTGVRPPQSANFTYDNGANPNIQPSKWPNSAVPHQAVSSQQPAERNSYHPRVLIGNLQQSSTNTQSGNHSLPVTSVFQQDFHQSPAQNSLTQSPPNTMKVNTTHPQQNMSAHWNQMVRVHGKQSVRAQEGNVVSDLQRYGNPNSLFHNVNGESTKSFPAYTTTVISPPQQDVIYSGILVPAAAHNRQTAIKYSHKQNGTQRGFSPSIDPPDYSMAISQSVRNSSITTNSSSWGQVVQVSSMSQKPQQYSTHNNGGEAKSSTDSNLCSRQYEIAMIARIADDLRKSFPAASDGPSPVYSRSPSGGKQFGSEVRVTASNQNMQPVTSTVTQSYNSNASQSLSLNSGHFLPKMIHGVMSTKHSVVVPQQQNSVPNVFHVMPTGDGKGNGSKAANNFIRKNVGSLSAASYLKKLSESISSQQNETQSSVASNCERLEMRSSVKTNDTSSHSSPGRTRAVAVVQPLSYESFQVACKQTCPKTISQLSEGTAMDESLSNPEKFFISPKNRSYSYTDQMASNKSAIKHSAASNAGTSVSSSESAGLRDLLQKQSCVDDTGPELANSMQVDQAVASSAQQLVTSEAQATQSGDKDNSEMPTDPKGVFELSSLPTTPWTVLTLTKLIQDAEKSQRERKDFPEFDCLHKLLDMFWKGSPKNLISEFKVGWMNEMADVKKFCNEHVKSDSVILSQVKHHFGKQLKSFHVLKDNEVYSELPYKSTWLNANDQLDDIDKEFGFPWSLKHQLLMPESDSHPEEVQIDNGISAQIVSEMSNKIELEPVGSREEKQESPVGTASTQTASPKRTESADSSDPYCNIEIHVLPSEEARAIFEQAQSQLSQSTDTDNQPERVRSSSVLDEPPKVMDAALSDTKLEKEPVCPIKEICCIGRYIELIWGPNTASSSKCRCKYEQSHEDITDKALDKEEMVEQKKNIVISSAKGESQAKAGENVGSHVMTLYWPELQNEQGHTTDLTEDEHKPHPYSDKEQKNISQVKINSQSTIILIDESEDDLFSSENEVSNKMKNFENDSEQAQVKLTKSNQSSGSKKKETKEFSRSDTEIQSDLGVDCVRGQLKSTGSMQSCTSNSSNQDIEDLCSSESEVASQMSDLEENCGRAQLTATNVAESSLETGEQTDMSATGTVQTTWSSKHATVERKKKRPSSHDHFFPVFNKSKKCKSLADLDSQPVFEGASKCGRAFVDEVDNELSASNVKTAELVLFGSTPQDGCVSVGCRKSNCSYPMPESDAVPRPPKVITVKFSPLRRKSAEEYSVKQQLYEKFRSFPPSKTRHRSKLKKQKCTFSSSSVGSLRKAEMVRSVNTEELPVSYKMRKCLSLKWRRFLSNKLKREKEKRKYSVTLNQLADQERSKAENGSHAVTPLKNNIVLKFTVLPDTFNFKDGSSGKEEFSDPVPDKSDLVEEMDRSHNTAVTKATGKWLPNPEKKHSPLVKTYSIFNEYQKKFMERRQTSTD; via the exons ATGCAGTCCTGTGCATGGATGAATGGACAGTACCACCAGGTTGGACCACCACCGTCACAATCCTCACAGGCTGCTGCTCAGTTTACCCACATCACAATGAGGAATCAGCAAGCTGGGTCTGCAGATAACTCATGCCAGTACAGGACAGCAAACACAGGAGTTCGACCGCCACAAAGTGCTAATTTCACCTATGACAatggagctaaccctaacaTACAGCCTTCAAAATGGCCGAACTCAGCAGTTCCTCATCAGGCAGTTTCTTCGCAGCAGCCAGCTGAACGGAACAGTTATCATCCGAGAGTATTAATTGGCAATCTGCAACAGTCGTCTACTAATACACAAAGTGGAAACCATAGTTTGCCGGTCACTTCTGTATTTCAGCAAGATTTTCATCAGAGCCCTGCTCAGAATTCATTGACCCAGAGTCCACCCAACACCATGAAAGTAAACACTACACACCCTCAGCAAAACATGTCAGCACATTGGAACCAAATGGTCAGAGTTCATGGGAAACAGTCAGTAAGGGCACAGGAGGGCAATGTTGTGTCTGATCTTCAGCGTTATGGGAATCCAAATAGCTTGTTTCACAACGTCAATGGAGAGTCAACTAAATCCTTTCCAGCATACACTACAACAGTGATCTCGCCTCCACAGCAAGACGTGATATACAGCGGCATATTAGTGCCTGCTGCTGCACACAACAGACAGACTGCTATTAAATACAGTCACAAACAAAACGGCACTCAACGCGGCTTCTCTCCCTCCATTGACCCACCAGATTATAGTATGGCTATCTCTCAGTCTGTCAGAAACAGCAGCATTACAACAAACTCATCATCATGGGGACAGGTTGTGCAAGTTTCCAGCATGAGTCAGAAACCTCAACAGTACTCAACACATAACAATGGGGGAGAAGCCAAATCCTCCACAGACTCAAATTTATGTAGCAGGCAGTATGAAATTGCAATGATTGCCAGAATTGCGGATGATCTACGTAAGTCATTCCCCGCTGCCTCAGATGGTCCTTCTCCAGTGTATTCCAGGTCACCTTCTGGAGGGAAGCAGTTTGGCAGTGAGGTCAGAGTGACGGCATCCAATCAAAATATGCAACCTGTGACATCAACTGTGACTCAAAGTTATAACTCAAATGCCTCCCAGTCCCTATCACTTAATTCTGGACATTTTTTGCCTAAAATGATTCATGGTGTTATGTCAACAAAGCACAGTGTAGTTGTGCCACAGCAACAAAACTCTGTACCAAATGTCTTTCATGTCATGCCAACAGGCGATGGAAAAGGAAATGGAAGTAAGGCAGCCAACAATTTTATTAGAAAAAATGTTGGATCATTAAGTGCTGCATCTTATCTGAAGAAGCTGTCTGAGAGCATATCATCACAGCAAAATGAGACCCAGTCATCTGTAGCAAGCAATTGTGAAAGGCTTGAAATGCGTTCATCAGTCAAGACAAATGACACCTCCAGTCACTCATCCCCTGGTCGCACAAGAGCTGTTGCTGTTGTGCAACCATTGTCCTATGAGAGCTTTCAGGTTGCCTGCAAGCAAACCTGTCCTAAGACAATTAGTCAGTTGTCTGAGGGCACTGCAATGGATGAATCATTAAGTAACCCTGAGAAATTCTTTATTTCACCCAAAAACAGATCTTACTCTTACACAGATCAAATGGCGTCCAACAAATCTGCCATCAAGCATTCAGCAGCATCCAATGCTGGTACTTCTGTGTCATCTTCAGAGTCAGCAGGGCTTCGAGACTTATTGCAAAAACAGTCATGTGTAGATGACACAGGACCTGAACTGGCGAATAGCATGCAAGTAGACCAGGCTGTTGCATCATCTGCTCAACAATTGGTAACATCTGAGGCTCAAGCAACCCAAAGTGGTGATAAGGACAACAGTGAGATGCCAACAGATCCAAAAGGAGTTTTTGAGCTTTCCTCACTCCCAACAACCCCATGGACAGTTCTCACATTAACTAAGTTGATACAGGATGCTGAAAAAagtcagagggagagaaaagattTTCCCGAGTTTGACTGTTTACACAAATTACTGGACATGTTTTGGAAAGGCAGTCCTAAGAACTTGATATCTGAGTTCAAGGTAGGCTGGATGAACGAAATGGCTGATGTTAAAAAATTCTGCAACGAACATGTAAAATCTGACTCTGTTATATTGTCACAAGTAAAGCACCACTTTGGAAAGCAACTCAAGAGCTTTCATGTCCTCAAAGATAATGAAGTTTATTCAGAACTGCCTTACAAATCAACATGGTTGAATGCCAATGACCAGCTTGATGACATTGACAAAGAGTTTGGCTTTCCGTGGTCTTTGAAGCATCAACTTCTCATGCCTGAGAGTGACAGCCATCCCGAAGAAGTCCAGATAGACAATGGCATTTCTGCACAAATAGTAAGTGAGATGTCAAACAAGATAGAGCTTGAACCAGTTGGTTCAagggaagaaaaacaagaatcACCTGTTGGAACCGCTTCAACACAAACTGCCTCTCCTAAGAGAACGGAGAGTGCTGATTCCAGTGACCCATATTGCAATATTGAAATCCACGTTTTGCCTTCAGAAGAGGCCAGGGCTATTTTTGAGCAAGCACAAAGCCAGCTGTCACAAAGTACAGACACGGATAATCAGCCAGAAAGAGTGAGGAGTAGCTCTGTGCTGGATGAGCCACCTAAGGTTATGGATGCCGCATTGAGTGACACAAAACTGGAGAAAGAGCCAGTCTGTCCAATAAAAGAGATTTGCTGCATTGGAAGGTATATTGAGCTAATTTGGGGACCAAACACAGCCTCTTCGAGTAAATGCCGGTGCAAGTACGAGCAAAGTCATGAAGATATTACTGACAAGGCCCTTGATAAGGAAGAAATGgtggaacaaaagaaaaatattgtgATCAGTTCCGCCAAAGGAGAGAGTCAAGCAAAGGCTGGGGAGAATGTCGGCAGTCACGTTATGACACTTTACTGGCCTGAGTTACAGAATGAACAAGGTCACACCACTGACTTAACTGAAGATGAACACAAACCTCACCCTTATTCagacaaagaacaaaagaaCATTTCCcaggtaaaaataaatagcCAGTCAACCATTATACTCATAGATGAAAGCGAAGATGATCTGTTCAGCAGTGAAAATGAAGTTTCCAACAAGAtgaaaaactttgaaaatgaTTCTGAACAAGCTCAGGTGAAATTGACCAAAAGTAACCAGTCAAGCGgttcaaaaaagaaagaaaccaaAGAATTCTCCAGAAGTGACACGGAAATTCAGTCAGACCTTGGGGTGGATTGTGTTAGAGGTCAGTTAAAATCTACAGGAAGTATGCAGTCATGTACTTCGAACAGTAGTAACCAAGATATTGAAGATCTCTGCAGCAGTGAAAGTGAAGTTGCCAGCCAGATGTCAGACCTCGAAGAGAATTGTGGACGAGCTCAGCTGACAGCGACAAATGTGGCAGAGTCATCATTGGAAACTGGAGAACAAACTGACATGAGTGCGACAGGCACCGTCCAGACAACTTGGAGTAGTAAACATGCAACCgttgaaagaaagaagaagagaccAAGCAGTCATGATCATTTTTTTCCAGTCTTTAACAAATcaaagaaatgcaaatccctTGCTGATTTGGATTCCCAGCCTGTCTTTGAGGGTGCCTCAAAATGTGGAAGGGCTTTTGTTGATGAGGTTGATAATGAACTTTCAGCCTCGAATGTTAAAACTGCAGAGCTGGTACTGTTTGGCTCAACACCACAAGACGGGTGTGTTTCAGTTGGCTGCAGAAAGAGCAATTGTTCATATCCAATGCCTGAGTCTGATGCAGTGCCAAGGCCTCCAAAAGTTATTACTGTGAAGTTCAGTCCATTGAGGAGAAAGTCAGCAGAGGAATATTCAGTCAAACAACAGCTATACGAAAAATTTAGAAGTTTTCCACCAAGTAAAACTAGGCACAGGAGCAAACtgaaaaaacagaagtgtacttTTTCCTCTTCATCTGTGGGGAGTCTGAGGAAAGCTGAAATGGTGCGCTCCGTCAACACTGAGGAGCTGCCAGTTTCCTATAAAATGAGGAAATGCCTGAGTCTGAAGTGGAGGAGGTTCCTCTCTAACAAACTCAAaagggagaaggagaagaggaaataCTCTGTCACACTCAACCAGCTTGCTGACCAAGAGAGGAGTAAGGCTGAAAATGGAAGCCATGCTGTTACACCTCTCAAGAACAACATTGTCCTGAAGTTCACTGTCTTACCCGACACCTTCAACTTCAAAGATGGATCCAGTGGAAAAGAGGAATTCAGTGATCCTGTTCCAG aTAAGTCTGACCTTGTTGAAGAGATGGACAGGAGCCACAATACAGCTGTCACGAAGGCAACAG GTAAATGGCTTCCAAATCCTGAGAAGAAGCACAGTCCATTGGTCAAGACCTACAGCATCTTCAATGAGTATCAGAAGAAATTCatggagaggaggcagacatccACGGATTAA